GCAAATTCTGACATGTGTAGGTGGGCTTATAGTTTCCATGCTTCATCTGGGAGACTTTTATAttgtaaagtgttttttttgtttgtttgttttcactcTTTTATAATATTCTGAAGCATATAAACACCACAGTTACAGCTAACCAGGCTAGAGGACACAGTGGGGTTGGTTGTTAACTAAAGCTCCTCCCAAGATAAAAGTTAAAGCTACACCTTGAGAACAAACGATGCAGAACCTCAAACAAGCGCTTCTAGTAACTGCTGATCAATCCCGTGCAAAAGGTTGGAGGAATTGTTCCTTGTATAAAAGTACTTCATTGTATCCGTCTTGCTTTAACCATTTCTATgtagacttgcttgtgtgcttagGGTAGTTGTCCTGCTGCATAGCCCACCTCCGGATAAGCATTAGTTCATGGACAGATACCCTGACTTTCTCCAGCAGCAAGAGAAAAAGAGGACGCTGGGGAAACACACGGGTATCCACCGCAGTTAGGATGTTTTGCCTGGGGGGTATGAAGTAGGCCTTTTAAGGcggtggcagtgtgtatgtgtgagggtggaactACCGCCAAAACCATGCCTACGTAGCCTATTTGACCacatcatctcctttcagttcaaagTCTGAACTGCCCCCCCAAAATGATggtcagcacacattcaaccaggtgcaTCCAGACGTTTAACTTGTACTGTATATCCTCTAACTGCAGGATCGTTGGAGGCCAAACTCTTAAGAAATGGACGGGGatatccaaacttttgcataagactctACATTCCTGAGATTGGGCCATCTAGTTGCTTTATGAGAGTTGTCCAGTGTTGTGCAGCTGCTGACCAAGTTTCTTTTTCCTGCTTTGCCCACAGGACGACATGAGCGACTCTCTGCGAGATTACACCAACCTGCCCGAGGCCGCACCACTGCTGACCATCCTGGACATGTCGGCCCGTGCCAAATACGTCAAAGACGTAGAGGAGATCACACCGGCTGTGGTGGAGCAGTTTGTCACTGACTTTCTGGCTGAGAAGCTCAAACCGGAGCCCATTTGAAGCCTAACAGAAAGCCCGGACAGTGCTACACTTCCCATCGGCCCCCTGACTTCTGGACCTCTCCTCCCTGCTCCTCCTGTGAGACTGTTTGAGAGAAGCCTCACTTTGTACTGatatttccccctttttttaaaaatcccaCCCCTTCAGCCCggactcctcctcctcttcttctcctgtgGTGCCTTGCGTTTACATCCTGGATGGTAAAACTCATTAAACTCGTTTTTGTTTTTGGCATTTCATTCATAGGACTTGAGACCGTAGGACAAAACCCTCCGCCGCTGCAGCAGATTTCATTCAGAACACCTTTTCCTTGCTTTTATTTGAGTGCCAAGACGCTGCTTTTATTTCCCGATATTGCTTCAGTACTTATGAGCTCTCTTCACCAGGCTGTAGTCCTCTTCTTATGGGTGCTGACGATTATGCATATGCAGACAAACTGATGTCTCTGTAAAGGAAGCGAAAGTCTAAAGTCTATTCTATTGCGTGGCAGCAGTCTTTAGGCAGTTATTGCAGACACGTTATTGATCCAGAGGCTTGTTGATACTTGATGTAATGATGTTGTAATATGACTGGTTGTTTTTTCCATCTCAAGATACATTTTAAGTGGATTTTCTGTGAAGGTCCCCTCTATTAAAGCAGTCTTGAAGGCACAGAATAGCATTTAATAGCACGTTTCCATACTAAATGTAGGCGCTTTAGAGCGCGCGCAGCTTCTGTCTCTCCTCTCGTTGTGTTTCTGATCAGCCCTGGCCATTAAAACTCACTGTCTAGCTCTGATGTGTGGTCTTCTGTTTAACCCACTCCTCAACCGCAGAGATGTACAGAATTTCAGCGCCCCCTTCTGGTAAATCTTTTCTTCACTGCATGAATTAGGGTGGCACAGTGACTTTTAAACAACGTTATTTTGCTTTGTGTATTTTGAACAGTTATAGTCTGTTCTTTACAATGAATCAAGCTATTCCTCCACAGTAAATTAAGTATTgtaggacagaaaaaagaaagtaaaaaggAGCAGTCCAAACTACACAACTGTTCAACAGCTATTGTTAACATACaggatatatatttttgtgGCTTTATGCCcaaattcatatttttttgcTGAGGATTTTATGCAAATCTGACTGTGTTTCCGTCTCAGAGCGGTAATGAGCAAGGTGCCCTTCTCCCTCATACAGTTAAGGTAAAGgcatttattatttgtatttttatatattaaaaagtaatataaatGATTATAGATAAAAGatgattatattatttttttatatataaaataaattataaataatttcttttataatataaattatttatctcagccaAGAAAGTCTCTCAAATATGAAAGTATAATTATTATGCAAGAAATGCCTGGTTGGGTACAGCCCTTACATTATTCTGTACCTCATACAATACTACGTTTACGTGTTCGTGGCTGATTTCGGTTCATTTGCGCCATCCCCTGTATGCACTTGATGCATTTGGCACCTAGTGGACATTTTCAActgaaatgatgaaatatataaatagtctGGTACTTGTTTGCAAATGAGTATTCAAAGTAAATCTCAAGTTGACTGAGCGGTACTTTATTATactgcatttttaatttattaccacagtattatctaTATTGCACAGCCCTAACATGAGGAAAAACAAGTAAGCAAAAAGGGAGAGACCTTAACCTTaattattaacttttttttattactattattatttacactatTGAATATTAAAGCTTATGAGAACAAGCACTCAGTTTGTCACAGATCTTGCTCTTCTGCTGGATTTCTGGACCACCTTCATCAGTTGCCTCCTACCTTCAAACAGCAGAATGCTAGAGGTCATGGCTGAATTCAGACAGTCCACACCTGGAGCCATTGGGACAAACAGCATATGACCACTGGTTTGCTCGGCCAGCTCGAGAGCCTCCGAGCTCAGCCCATGTGCATCTCCGCCGATGACCAGAGCCGTGCTCCTCTGGGCCCAGTTCTCATGGTAGGCTTTGGGCTTCACAGACGGAAGACACAGCTCATCATCAGAGTCCGATTCGACGTACTCCTCCAGGTTTGTACCATCGCTGTTATCTCCGTTTGAAACCCAGCCCATAGCTCCTGGCTTCTGAACATCCCTACGTTTGTTGGTGTTATCTGCCAAGTGGACGGTCACTGGCTTCGGCAAGTGCTCTGAAATATTGTTCCAGTCCAGATTAGGGAATATAGGGAGACGGAAATGGGCTCCCATCGCAGCACGAAGCACCTTCGGCTCCCAGGCATCCACACAGCCTGCGGAAGAGAGACATTTTGGGTCTTTTGGGAAATTGTATGGAGTTACTCTCACTGCCGCGCCACTAAATGTACACCAAGTGTCCAAAAGAACTCAGACACTGCTTTCATGTCAGAGGATTTAGCTATTTAAGGCACACCACAAATGACTGTTTACACACAAATTAAAGCATCAGTGCGCTTTTCGGCATAGATTCTGTCTGGTACCGTACTTGAGGCATGAACCCATCCCTTAAAAAGACTTTCCCTTCCTCCCCTCTGAAGCCAcctttgctatttttttttttttttgactggcttgcttgtgtgtgtgtgggtgtgtgctccAGTACTGCAGGAGGCGCTATGGCATTAAATGACTATGACTACTATCCAGCCAAACAAACCACATGAACTTCATCTCTACAAGACGTACACTAAAGCCTACAGGGAGACAAAGGCTTTGGGCAACTAACTAACACTGGATGAACACATCTTGTGACAAAGCAGGTGATTGGTTGGTGCTAATCAGGCAGTACTTTTAGCTACAGCCAAACCGTCTCTTTTCTACATACCACCATGCTGGGATGTTTACTAAATAGCTGTAGCATGCAGGATCTGCATGCATTATGTTTTTCCAATATTTGTACCCTGTTGAATTTCTGTAATCTCCATAAAACCTCCAATTCAAATGGAATGAAACCCTCTAAGGAAGCCTAATATCACCGTATCCTATCGCCTTTAGGGTGAGCTGTGCTGGTGAGGGAGTGCTAGCTGATACCAGTAGCTGTGTTTACAAGCACACAGTAGCCTGAATGCATTCTCCAGAGTTGTATAATAGGCTAGACCATGTCTAGTTCGGTTTACTGGCAAGCCACCATGGTGAAACTTCAGAACTGTAAATATCACCTCCTTGCATTTCTCACCAATTACAGAGCtggtatattttttaaattttagacTCATAATATTTATGTTCAGCAAAAGGGACGTCACCTGTATCAAAATCTGTCATCATGTGAAAACCTGTGAAACGCCAAAAATCTCTGACGCTTTTTAATCGAGGGAAGCATTTGTTGATTAACGCTCTTAATGCACTTGCATAAGATAATACCCATGCTTTATAGAAAAATAGATCAAAGTAGATCAAATAGATCAAAGTCCAAAAAAAATTCAAAGTCCAATTtcagaaattcttcatatttcttgtgaaaatatacctttactcatgtggatgAGTTGTTCTGGAGCTTGAAATGGGTTTATCAAAGTCGTAGCGGGAGGCAGAAGAAAAATATGTGTCCATGGGTCAGGTAGAATCCACTAATGACAGATAAGGGGCAGCCAGTTAGACAGAGCAGGAGATAAGTATCTTTACCCATCATTACATCCTAGTAACTCCGAAAGCGAATTACGTCTGATCTGGCATTGCAATGACTTTATTTGGGGCACGTTtttagactccagagggttaacaCTCATAGAAGTGTGCAGTTTACTGGACACGACAATGACATATTCCACCCGATTTTCATCCTTGGTCAGTCTGTAGTCCTCACAGCCTGCCCCCTCGCACCCTAGAACTGTCCCAAAACAACCACACTAGCAGATCATACTACACGCAAGAGTCCCAACCAACCGTTCTGCCTCTCCCAGCCTGAGACCTCAGTGAATTTCTCCTGCTAGATCTGTTTGCATGTACAAATGCTCGATTTCTCCATTTGGCCCTCATCAGATCATCCTCCTATCACACCACAGCTGAGGAGATAGCTGTTACAGACCAGCCTGAACACCTCAGAACACCTTCTGCTGTTGTCCAGAGAGGCCAATGCGCTTTAAAAGTCAGCCTGGTCATCATGTAGAGTGCACCAGGCATCCGGTAAACTAGTAGCAAGCCACTGGTGGGCCTGTAAGCACAGTCTGCACGTGGCCTTGCAAAAATTGCCCAGCAACGTTCTCGAACCATGTCCAGAGAGCTGCTCGTGTTGGAGCAGCATCTGGACACTTCTGAACATTACCTTTATTGAGGAGGACACGGTCACAGCCAGCTGCAGCTGCACAACGGAGGATTGTCCCCAGATTGCCGGGGTCCCGTATGTTGTCACAGATCAGGAACAAAGGCACAGTCTGCAGACGCAGATCTTTGGGAAACGTAAGGCCGGATGTGTTCGGTTTCGAGAAAATGGCTGCAGATTAAAGTACAATAAATAAGAATAGAAAATTAGCATATATTAATACACGTGAAGAGGGACAGGATTTGACCGAACGTCACACAGACACATCCAGGCAGTAGAAGCTGCCACCCACCTATAACACCCTGTGGAGCAACGAGATCAGACCAGATCTTAATGTGTTCAAACTTGACCTTGACCAGCGAAGCCTGACGCAGCTTGTCCAGAGGAAGCTCACAGAGCCGCTCCACTTTGCTGAAGAACAGCGCCTGCGGTGAAGCCCCTGCAGCCAGAGCATCGCAGATCAGACGCCTTCCCTCCAGCAGCACTTTACCCTGCTGCTCACGAAACTCTCTGGAACGGGCGATGCTCACCACCTTCCTGAAAAGGAGGAGCGGTTCAGAATGTGTTAGAATAGGTCAGTGGAGCAACACAGGTCGTACTTATCAAATTAACGGacatctttttttattagaattaATATTTTGAAcattattggtccattcatcactgAGCTTAAATACAATGTAAATAACAGGCAGATTAAAATGgtcataaaaataaaagctgCAGATTTGAGTgactaatattactaatattttttttttccaggttttatttaaaaaaaataagtaattaaaaaaaaaatgaccacaGCACAAACACTAGCATGCTAGAACCACCTCCAGCCCTGGGTTGCACTCACGCCAGTCTCGTGTCCTCAGGCTGAGCCTTATCGTACCGCAGCCCCCCGAGCTGGGCCTTCAGACTGACGTCAGAAGTGTCCCCTGTGGATTTAGTCCTCTTGCCGGTGTTTCTCGCTGGTCCTCTGGCAGAGTGAGCTGCATCTCCTTCACTGTGCTCCCTGCTGCTCCTCTCCGAGTCTCTCCTCGGCGTGTGTTTCTCAGGCTGCCTGATCTGATTCGACCTGGTTCGTGTCTCCACTTCACCGTCCGGGTGCAGGATGGCCACTGGTTTTCGCCTCAGACCACGAATGGACCGCCTGGGGTTCACCACGACCCGGTTACACTCTGCCAGAAACCGGCCTCGGCCCGTAAACAGAGCTACCTCACGATACACGCCGCCGAAGAGCGCCGCCATGTTTACTCCCTTACAGCTTACAGCTCCGTCATATCCGGTGGGCTGAACCGGGGGCTGTCCCAAACACACTTTAAGGAAGGGCAGAGTCAGCACAACTGCTTATATACCAATAATCCCCTACATAAAAGTAATGAAATATGAtctttaaataaaatgtctttttaaaatgtatatacagaaaaaaaaatatttacagaaTATTTACCAAATATTTGGTAAATTAGTTATATATGCCATATACTTATATAACacatattatatagtatattatatatatattagttatatttatCTCGTGATCACAACACTGTAAATTGTGATTAAAAAGAATTAAacaatttttgcattttttatttttaatctctGTCTCATATTTGACATATATCTGGCTTCCCTAGtcaaaatgaaccaatagaaatcctcAGAAATTACTTCATTAATTTTTCTAATGAATTCTATTCATTCAGAAACGCGCTATTTTGCAGACGCTAGCTTTCATTCAACGCTTTGTTCCAAACCTAATGTCGCCTTAAACTTATCCCTATTCCCTACATAGTGCACATGTATGTTATATAAAATAACGACTTCTACAACCAAACAGTGCGCCAAATATTAGACGGAGACTCATTTAGGGTTCAGCCATAGACTACACGGATAAAGTGCGCTAATTAGGCTTCAGTGTCATTCCCTCACGCCCTGTGTAGTGCACTACGTAGGGAACACAACGCCGTCTAGGCACCCTTACCCCGCCCTCTGAGGAGCGCTGCGCTGAACGCAGGCAGAAGCAGTGGACAGCAGAGCGAGCGCGCGCCTGATCGCCTGACTGGTGAATCACGAGGCGTTGCTTGATGCCAgcctgtggagagagagagggaggctgtGAGGCTGGACGATGGCGCTCAGACGGGCTctgcattttgtttttaaagtcGGAGACAGGACCAGGACAGCGACGTTTTACAGGGAGGTCCTCGGCATGAAGGTAAACACAGCGCCGCTGAGACTGATGTCTGATGTGTGAATAGGAGCTGCAGGGAGGTGGAGAAGCTCAGGAGGACTTTGCCTCAGGGTCTGTTGTCGTGTGGTCAGTCATACACTTCtcctaaacacacacttacagtgtAAATGACTGTATTTTGCAGATTTTGCGCCATGAAGAGTTTGAAGAGGGCTGTAAAGCCACCTGTAATGGGTAAGTAGGTGTATTACAGGCTGTGCATGCTTAGACTTTGGGTCTCTTATCAAGGTAGCTAATGCCACTGAGCTTTAATGACTGATATAGTCCACAGGAAATGGCTTGGACTGTCCATGTAGTGGAGAGCTTATCAGGACAGGTTGCTGCTAGACACTGTCTTCTACCTCAGGAGCTGCTGTGTTCACATGTGTTATAAGTAGCCAGTAAAATCCAGTCATAGaccgttattattattattattattattaataaacacacatttaatgAACTTTTCATTACCGCTCTCTCCACTTTCTCTCcatgtgctgtttttgtttttggagtTTCAGCAGCTTAAAGACGTGGACCTGAATGTGAAATCGCTGCACTGCACTAGGCACTAGGGCTGCACCGATCCCAATCCCAACTCCTGGATAGATGctctaaatcctgatatttacagtgttaaACTTTTTATAGctgtacttttttatatctgatcccaaacaaagatctaataagcttgaaagatcagcgtttactggttgaggagCTGCACATTTGAACAAATCAGAATgtccacaatgcagaaacatttacatttactgcatttagctgacgctcttatccagagcgacttacaaggttactcgtattacagaggagggccaatgtagtgttgggagtcttgcccaaggactcttattggcggagcgcagcacagtcacccagaccaggaatcgaaccccagcctccaacatggcgtggtagctcactggcaggtagaggtgttatctgttgcactacaccaaccaccggTATCACAAAAAACACGTGCAGGTAGGGAAGCAGAATCTGGctaagcttcaccaaacagctttttaatcaGTGTGTAAAATTcccatttcagagcagtgataaaacaccagtttagaaacagaaagagctTCTGCAGTGATTTCACAATTAGGTCcacgtctctgtgtaaaaagtaCTGAACTTCAGTGTGTGTTAGTCTTTAAACCAGCTGCTGAAactccaaaaacaaaaacagcacatgGAGAGAAAGTGGAGAGAGCTGTAATGAAAAGTTcattaaatgtgtgtttaataataataataataactgtctATGACTGGATCTTACTGGTTCTCTATTGCAGATAGTGAGTGTAATTGGTGCCAATATCAACACTAATAAGCAGTTTTAATAAGCACTGGTGTTTtatcactgctctgaaatgggAATTTTACACACtgattaaaaagctgtttgctGAAGCTTAGCCAGATTCTGCTTCCCTGCCTgcacgtgtttctgcattgtggacATTCTGATTTCCTTAACCAGTAAACGCTGTTCTTTCAAGATTATTAGATCTTTGtttgggatcagatataaaaaagtacagcctataaaaagtggaacactgtaaatatcaggatttagagcatctatccagtatttaagtcagagtcagtatcggtatcagaagatacttgaaaatctgttATAACCTAGTTATAAGCTGACAGCTGATTACTTTATACAGTGTGTCATAGCATAGTATGCTACATATCTCTGCACCCTGTCCTCACCAGTCCTGTTCAGTAAGGAGTGCTGTGTCTGCGCTGCACTGTCCTGACTGTTCTCGGACCCATAACTCTGCCTGGATTTATAGTACTGTTTCTAC
The sequence above is drawn from the Salminus brasiliensis chromosome 11, fSalBra1.hap2, whole genome shotgun sequence genome and encodes:
- the mrm3a gene encoding rRNA methyltransferase 3A, mitochondrial; this translates as MAALFGGVYREVALFTGRGRFLAECNRVVVNPRRSIRGLRRKPVAILHPDGEVETRTRSNQIRQPEKHTPRRDSERSSREHSEGDAAHSARGPARNTGKRTKSTGDTSDVSLKAQLGGLRYDKAQPEDTRLAKVVSIARSREFREQQGKVLLEGRRLICDALAAGASPQALFFSKVERLCELPLDKLRQASLVKVKFEHIKIWSDLVAPQGVIAIFSKPNTSGLTFPKDLRLQTVPLFLICDNIRDPGNLGTILRCAAAAGCDRVLLNKGCVDAWEPKVLRAAMGAHFRLPIFPNLDWNNISEHLPKPVTVHLADNTNKRRDVQKPGAMGWVSNGDNSDGTNLEEYVESDSDDELCLPSVKPKAYHENWAQRSTALVIGGDAHGLSSEALELAEQTSGHMLFVPMAPGVDCLNSAMTSSILLFEGRRQLMKVVQKSSRRARSVTN